In Mixophyes fleayi isolate aMixFle1 chromosome 3, aMixFle1.hap1, whole genome shotgun sequence, the genomic stretch GTCAATTTCCATCTCCTTAACATCCTCTTGTTGCTTATTTTAACACAGGTGGTAACACAGCAGACCCCTAGTTTAAAAAGTATGTAACAAATCAGTAGAGCACCCACTGCCTTTGCCAGAAAAGAGAGGATCGCAGCTATCCAACCACCCAGGCCAATGCCTTTGCTGAAACAGGAGAATGAGAACACACCCAACAATCTGATTGATTTGTCATCTAGCTGATGGACTCATGcgtgtataaaaataagttttctgGTTGCCACAGTGGAGAGTTACACCACCTGATGCATCTCTCCTCAGGAGGCGTTCCACAATACTCACAGATACATTTGGGTATGGGAGGCAGGTGTTTACAATCCCTCTTTTCTATTTGTCTTCTGCCCCTACGGGTGTCACTTGGTGTTAATGGCGGAACTATAGACAATTCTAGATTTTTGCAACAATTTCTCATTCAGTGGTCTCTCATGTCTATTTTGAGGGGGCACATGTATAACCAACATATTTCTACTCTTCTGAGTTTTACATATCTCTGAGTACAGCTGTATTGGCCCATTTCCCTGTTCACCTGTATAACTTATGCATAACACTGAAATGCAAAAAATTATATAACGTCTCATTTTCCTGCCAGAGGTTCAATCGTTATTCTGGTCTTCTTGCAATGGGATGCGTGTATCCAGGTGTCTTTTCCCAGGTAGGCGGCTCTTGGAATATTGCTGATTGGTGTTTTTACTCTTTGTCCTggattgttttctgcacagatcCAACACTGTTTCACAAATGCGTCGGCTGCTGTATGAATGTCTGGTGCTATCCAATGTTGAAGTATTTGTGCTGCTGTCTGACCCTTTCCTTTATGGTCTGGACCATGTGCTATTTGTATCATAGGAGCCTATAAGGCCTGTGGCAGGCAAACAAAGTTTCCCTTGATCCAGAGTCCTATGCAGGACTCCTTAGCTCCACGTTTCTCCCAGCTGGCATGTTCCAGTGGTCCTGCTTGTTACTGCATCTTTGCCAGGTCTTTTGTCGTGACTTCTTCTTCTTGTGCAGAGGATGCTATGTTTGAGATATAATACGATTGAACAATGGGTTTTAGTGCTGCTTCTTTGGCCATTTTGTCTGCAAAGGCATTTTCTTTTCCTTCTTGCGTCTGTACTTTGGTGTGGGCAGCAACCTTTAAGATGCCTGCTTTGATTGGTAGTTCCAGTGCTCTTGTCAGCCTTTCTATTAAGGCAGCATTCTGAATAGCCTTGCCTGTTGCTGTCCTGAAGTCCCTGCTCTTCCAGATGTTAGCATAGTCCAGGGCTGTTCCCCATGCATACCTTGAGTCAGTATTATTTGGATTATTCATATGTTGATCAGTCAAGTGCGTAGGATACGCCCTTTCCAGATCCATCAGTGCCACACAATCATGCTCTTGATGTTCCCTGTCGTCCTCATCATTTATGGCACTAAGATCTGTCCATTGTTCGCTTCGTTCCCAGTCCTCCAACTCTGGTCTCCCCTTTCTTGAACCGCAAGGTTCATATAATTAAAGGTAGAAGTGTTGCTGGATTTAGAACTGTGCACCGTTTTATGGTGACGTTTGAAGAGCTAAGAAGCGCTACTTCATATTTCGTCAATCTGGCGCTATGTCTGGTGGTTTCTTGATGTACTATCTCCAtgactgcatgtggaacttgaaCTGTGAGTGGATGATCCAAAACAATATCTgcacatttgttttttaatatggcGGCTGCTGCAACTGACTTGATGCAGTTTAGTAATGCCAGTGCAATGAGGTCAAGCATTGTTGAGTAGTAGGCTAAAGGTCTTTGTCTCCTCCCATGTTCTTGCGTGAGGACTCCCAAAGCATGCCCTTTATGTTCATGGCAAAATGGTGCAAATGGTTTGTCATAATTGGGTAGTCCTAATGCTGGTGCAGAGCATATAGCCTGTTTAATAGCCTGAAgtgctttttctcttttttgatAGTTGTACAAGTGTTGCATAAGCAATGAGGCTCCTGGTAGCCACTCGCTGATGTAGCTTACTATTCCCAACAGTCCTCTGATCTGTCTCTATGTTTCTGCTACTTTTGCTTCCATTATCACTCTCAGTCTTTCAGGTGGGAGGTGCTTCATCCCATGAGAGATGCAATGTCCCAAAAATGTCAGTCTCACAAACCTCTTGTATCTTGTTTTTAGAAACCCTACACTCTTCTGCAAAGAAACTTAACAGGTGTTCAATCTCCTGCTGGCATTCTTCCATGCCCTCTACTGCAAGGAGTAAGTCGTCCACGTATTGCAATAGTTGTGTCTTTTCCGGATTAAGTGGggttcatttctttaaaattgttCCCATTGCCTCAGTGAATTCTGAGGGACTTGTGGAAATCTCGTCCAGCAGTACTGTTGCCCGTCATGTGTAAAAGCCGGATACAGTTATGACTCTGGAGTGgtggggactgagaagaaagcattgGCCAGACCTATGACTGTAAACCAATTTGCTTCTGGTCTGATGGAGTTCAGTAGAGTATGTGGATTTGGTACTATAGGCGTCGGAATTACCATCCTTTTATTGATTTCTCGAAGATCGTGCACCATCCGGTACGTAACGATTCCATCTGCTGTTAATCTCTTCTTAACGGGAAAAAGGGGCGTGTTATATGGTGACTTGCATTTCCATATGATTTGTTTGTCCTCATATGCTAAAATTCCTTCAATGCTGTCTTTTGATCATTACTGAGCAGGTATTGTTTAACTGACACTGGGGTCGTTCCAGGTTTGAGGGTAATACTTAGAAACATTTTCCTTACACCAAGTGACCCTAGACCCCCACAATCATAAACTTTTGCGCCATGTATTAACCGCCGACTGGGCCTAGtcttaaaaaggaaaaagaagggtagaaacacaatacaaaccacaaataattaacaaaggATGGGGTGAGAGGGATTTCTTGAGACAAGAGGGAGACTTCCTGTTCTTGgatggatatatatttatataaaggctTGTTTCAACACACCCCCTGGAGCCCACTGAATAATTCAGAGCAAACTTTAACCCCTGAGGGTGTTGGGATCCTACATGCCTGGTGTTTACGTGCATTTATCCCTATGGTCTTCATTTATCATTGTACTGAAATTTAAGTGACAAGATCCTTACGTCAGGGTGTGAGCCACACGCCAAAGAGCAGCCAGCAAAACGAAAATCTTCCCCCGTGATGGAAGAGAAAAATTTCCAgtgaacaaaaatacattttgctgAATATATCACTTGAAGAACTGAAACACATATTTATCAAGCTACTGTTTAATGAATATTTTAGTGCCTTAACAATGCAGAGACTCATAATATAAATCAAATACTTTAAAATTATCTTTCATTAAATCTATTATGCCCAAACATACATTTTGCCCATCTAACATGGCACTCGTGGTCTCTAGAGTAGAACGGGCAACACTGCATGTGGAGTAATCTCTGTGTAATAGACGACTCCTATACAGCCTTAGGGGTATCTGACCCACCAATGAATGCGATGCATGATGCTGGGTAACCTTCTGTAGGTCGGCCCCCTGCCTACCTATTCTACCATGTCTCTCCTGTCAGTCTACTCACCCTCATTTCTGCTGTAACAGCAGCCACATCAGCCGCTTTTATGTCAGCATTATTACAGATCACTTATATAGATGAAAGAACCCTCTAACTACTGCACAATGTGAGGGCAGTATATTGAGCAGCTGTTGCTAATCCTGTGTATCACTTGTTTCTGGACAGACCTGGATTTAcagaacaaaaagacagttgttgtcatcGCTAatacttaacactgcatatctgtgtgtaactAAACTGATAccccatgttttcattttgctaaatacacacagatatgcagtgttaaggataagtgctgacaactgtccttttgttttaaatatatacatgggCATTTATATCGCCATGCAGCTGgtataccatatataatatgggatataccgagcacaggcgtATTTCTTATACGGGCGTATGTGCCGTATGGTGTcacagcagctgtccatcaagcctatttaaggctcatctggatgtggctcacaagccagccctaaTTAGacgtaagcccctatacctgggaggtgagtgcatctgattttaactgcattttaatggtatttaatatataggttagtgtaggacctgcatataatgaggtgcccttgatgctgggatgcaggcttaaatgttttgatcaaaatatgaaccaatacgtTATCTTtgattttgctagatacacataaATAGGCAGTGTTATGGACAAGCGCTGACAGCAACTCTCTATTTGCTTTGAATATATATAGGGCATATAtactgccatgcagctggtaccatatataatatgggctaTAACAAACGCTGCTGTATCTATACCATTCAGATATATGACATGCATattaagcttgcaagcagggccctcttacctctctgtctgtatgtattacccagtattgtttagaCAATGGGAATAAAACATATATTCTAGTATGTACCTCCTGGAGTCTCTTCAAGCTTTAATTAATAACATCAttgttatgattttatttttgcttatagatatctatatattcatttatttagtatacctATAGTATTATTCATTTGACAAGTTCTTCAATTACACATCAGATGGACAGGACTTCCCCCGCATAGAACAAACCATTCCGGGGCAGAAAATTAGTGAAATGGCCATACCCCCAATCTCTGGAGCCACGCCCAATATGTCATGTTACatataatcaccatcatcatttatttatataacaccactaattccgcagcgctttacagagaactcactcacatcagtccctgccccattgcagcttacactctaaattccctaacacacacacacacacacgtcaatttaatagaagccaattaacctaccagtatattttttggagtgtaggaggaaactggagcacctggaggaaacccacgcaaacacggggagaacatacaaactctacacagataaggccatggttgggaatcaaactcacaaccccagggctgagaggcagaagtgctaaccaatgaaAAAACACCCCTTTGGCTATGGTACCAGGACTGTCTTACAAGAAatgagcaggggcgggctggaccggggggcaggggggcagcgggcacccgggccgctcagtctagcggctgttcgggccggccgcctccccccgtcccccgcagtggatgcaaaaaatgttttatattacaggcagccgcatcgcgtgttaCACGATGCGGCCgcttcagcgcacaggcggccgcatcacatgacacgcgagaCGGTCGCGTcattatgacgcggccgcattgactgtcatgtgatgcggccgcctgtgcgccccccaggctgatacctcccagcccgcaCCTGGAAATGAGCCTGTTGGAGACTATGACAAACTTCCCAACTTTTAGGATTTTGGAATCAGGACTGGGTGCATGCACTGCCAAGAATTGGGCATGGCCACATCACATTGGTGTGTGCTACTTCTCCCCTGAGACTTGTTCAGGACTGCCAAATCACTGGGCCGCCCCCAGCTCCCCTTCCATTCCCTTAAAGACTCCCCCCTCAATGCTGTGTGTCCCTGACGTTGGTTCTGGGTATTGAAGGGATATCAGTTAGTGGGACATACAGTATGTTCCCAGAAGTCCTTGTCCGCAGAATGGCGGTATGGTGAGATGCCTGTTCTAGGAAGCCAAGCAGCGCATGGGAGGTACTCTAGGAGTATATGCGTCTGGTGGGGGGATCTGCTCACATTTACATAGAGTTATAAATTACTGATAAAcgcagttaaaaagcttttgtcaacttattgttacgagccgcggcggtgcccagccgccgcgactcttacctgcgtcccggctgtcgctatggcgaccgggacatcacttccgcccatgTCCTGGCCGTTGCAACGcatagacgcttcagcgctgcgtcccggcggtgagaagccgggcgcatgcgctcaactATAGGACAAACACCTATTGCCTAAGTAATCTAGGGGCAAGGCTGAGGataatcagagccaggctctgattggctgggcttactacttaaggcaatgaggtctgctacctcattgccggttatagcttctgttccagtctgctgaccagctctgtgccttgttcctgtctcttggaaaaCTCTATTGAccacccgtgtatgaccccttgcctggatttggaccctgcctgtgtttctcgtgaccttgatctctggcttgtataccaaccatcctgtctgctcgtgacccctgaccccggcttgtttatcggatctgctatctgctgccggcccttgacctctgctcagactccactccgcttacctgggttccccttagtcggtacgcacttcacgaccctctgctattctgcagccaagtctgtccccaccactaggggctccagtgaacacctgactggcagagcagactccgggttgtgttgtaccggctagaggggttcctaacacttatgTGTCCAGATTTCTACGACTGACTGACCTGAGATTTATCTGTATTCAATCATCCCCAATACTAATGACGGGGTAATTGTCCTTGTGTAagcatattatttatttgtgccATGATCCCTTAAATCTGCATAATACACCAgcagtttataaataaaggataataataatataggtataaGGGGATCGAATGAGTCTTTGCTGCAGTTTATGAAGGGAGAGGAGATCATGTAGTTACATTCAGCAATACAAGGTCAGAGAGGAGGAACGGGGGTGTATAGACTGCCCTCTCCCCACGTGTAACAGGACAAAGTTCGTCCAGAGCAGGAAGACAACAAAGCAGAGTCAAGATGTGGAAACAGCTCCTGGATAATGGCAGGTGAGAGGAACACGGACAGGCTGCATATATGTCCTGTGCGATTCTGTCCATGTGTCAGGAATAAACTGCTAATAGATCCATCATATAAAGCAAAACTATCCACCATAGCAGGAGGTTCTGGGTTTTATTCTAGGCAGAAGTATAACCAGCTTCAGGTATGTTTAAACAGCACTCAAAAGTACTTTATCTCATCCATAAAGCAGGAAACAAAAACAaggataaattaattttattatcaaTGTAAGTGTTTAAGGTAGAAAAAGAGGCCAACATTTTTCAGTGCAGTTGCTTAGTTTCATTAGTGTAACATCATATAAtacagagggctgcaggcagatctgCTCAACCGGAATGttaatatttaacaataaatagGTGGAAAGTGACTGTGATGTGATCAAATATTTTGGCCACTTTCCAGATTTCAAAgaataaaatgcacatttttcacAAACCTTCATTGCCCTATAGACCTTTAGTAAGTCAGACCTATAGCAGATATTGACTCAACAATGCAGGGACAGGATTAAGCAATGTTCCTCCTCTAACTGTGCATCCGACACTGAGATGGGTCTTTGCAGAGAACCAGGTTTGAATCCTAATGTCAGGATCTTATGACCTCTGTAAAGTCAGGTTCTATTAGTCCATAGGATGGATGGGACAGAACATTGTGAATGAAGATTTTACATTACATACAGGTGTATCGTATATTATAACACACTCATGTGAAGCTTCTATAGACATGAATGTAAATCACCAGCTGTCTTCAGTGGGATTAATTCACACTGTcatacaaataaattaaacacactgggcctgattcatcaaggaacataaatgccgatatgtgttgtatttttcacaaaatcGCTCTGAACCATACGTCAgacaatgcagcaatgtacaattcttcaagcgcaaaggacccttactacagcttacgatttAAGGAgtagaacggggaggggactgggcgtatgcccgtagtcagtgtacagtgcgGGCGCACAcagcaacgtccgattcaagttttgagcatctcaaaggtacatgattttctgtcatatcactggcagcagctacaggtcaggtgtaagtgctgattactagtgatgacggctgtgtatacagctaggacatgtgtttgtaatcaggagcaactgtaacaatgtattttatgtacagtagatattagtaacatcctaatatatgtatCTTTTAATAACAAGACACAcgctttttgtttttaatgttttgtcattaatgactatattcttGAAAGGTGACAttgattgaatattttttttttttctgagcgttcttttgggactttatattccatatatgtattggacgtatctagacccgtattcatcaccagacgtatcttcagatccgctcctttttgaatacagacgtgcgtatgcccaatttacgtacatctattaaaaaaaacacacaatatgtttgttttgtgttgcttaatgaatcaggcccattcttCTCTACTGAACCATAACTATGTATTTCATGGACATCGAGATACACAGAATAGAAGTATGTAGATTTATGATGTTGACTTGCGGTTTCTTTGTAGGTCGGCCTTCAATGACCACTGGCCTCATAGTCTCCTGGTCCCAGCTGCTGTTGGCTTAGGGGGGGCCCTGCTTTGCTGGAAGCTACATGGGCGAAAGATAAAATCAATAGAATTGGGAGAAGGATGGTGGGGTCCTGGGGAGAAATCTCATCTCCACAACGATGACACGCGTGTGCGACCTTTCGTCATTGAAGCTGCCGAGGCTGACATTAAGGTATTGACATAGACATGTGTAGGAATGAATTAAAGGAGAATTTCCCTCCCAAACACACATTTGCTCTTCTCAGCCAGTCTTGTGAGTACCTTGGTTTAATACTTGGTAAGAGTCATGGTTATCTTATAACTATGATACCGCTCTTGGCCACTGTCACCAGAGACTCCGTACTGGTGCTAGCTCCTGGTTGCAAAGTGTAACTGCATATGGCGGAGTTCCCGGGTCACGAATACTCTATGATGCCCTATTGTACATGGTAGAATATATTGTGCAACACTAGAGTATCGCAAGTATGATCCTGTGCTATCTTAGTGTAGCACATTATAGTCTACTAAAGAAATGGCAGCAATTAAAGACGTTTTCTGATGTTCAATGGACGACAGAACTAATTCCAGAGTCCGTATTCTGAAGCAACTAGACAGTGCCTTGAATAGAAACTAGTTCATATGTATTAGTAAAAGATATTCAGATGTGATTGTGTCTGGCACTCCAGCAAGTAGTTGACGTAAACCTGGTTGGTAGGTGTTGGTCGCGTTGACACTCAAGCGGGTAATGAAAGGTAAGCTGGGATGACACTCAAGTAAGTGGAGAGCAAGTAATTGAAGAGAAACAAGTTCAGGTAACAGGAGTTGAGATAACACAATACTTTCACAACAGCCTCAATCACAGAAACAGGGTCCAAGATAAATACTTCTGAGGCAACATTGCCCACCTTGGACTAGGGCACGTTTAAAGGCCACTTCAACAAGTTTAGGTACAACAGTGACCTCTAGTACCCTTAGGTAGAATTGTTTGAACCTATTCCTAACACAAGGACTGTAACAGCCAGGACAAGTACAGAGTCCAGTGCTGGATTGTAGCTATAAGgtacattatacattattagGCTGATGTACCCCCAATAAATCTGTTTAGCTTTTAGCAGAGGATGAGTGATCTGTGAGACTCTGTAACTCTGAACAGTTAAATGAGAAGTTGATATTTTATTGTTGGCTGTTCATCTAGGACTTACATGATCGGCTGGATAACACTCGATTCTTCATCCCACTGGAGGACTCCAAATTTCACTATGGTTTTAATTCTAATCACCTCAAGACAGTTATTTCCTACTGGAGAAACCAGTTTGACTGGCACAAGCAAGTAAAGATCCTCAATAAATACCCCCACTACCAGACCACCATAGAAGGTATATGGAGCATTTATGTAACAACTCAGGGTTATATTGAGTGTATGTCCCTGAGtgtgatatatgtatgtatatatatatatatatatatatatatatatatataaaatttatatatatgagagagatccGATTAAGAATTGAGTTAGAGTAAATTTTTAAGCACTGTTTGTGAATCCATAGGTCTGGATGTACATTTTGTCCACGTGAAGCCTCCACATCTTGCACCTGGACAGAAGGCCTGTCCTCTCCTTATGGTCCATGGATGGCCGGGCTCCTTTTTTGAGTTTTATAACATTATTCCACTTCTGACTGAACCAGGGACACATGGTCTGAACCCCAACATTGTCTTTGAGATCATCTGTCCATCTATCCCTGGATATGGCTTTTCCGAGGCACCACACAAGAAGGGTAAGGATTAGACTGAAGGTAATGAAAGGTAAGAAGATATTCAATAAAGGAATAAGTGGTTGTTTTGCATAGATTACGTGTTTCTTACAATGTAGAAAACAGTTTTACACAATGAATAGTCCTTCGATGGGTCAACACTGGGTAATAAAAccagtgtttcttttttgttcCAGGCTTCAATGCTTCAGCTGCAGCTCGGATCTTCTACAAGTTAATGCTGAGACTTGGATTCAAGGAATTTTACCTCCAGGGCGGAGATTGGGGTAGTAGAATCACTACCCTCTTGTCACAGATGAAGCCAGAGTAAGTATTTAgcccacaggacacagcacggtTGGAAAATGTAGGATGTCTGCTGTGCATCAAAAGGCAGTAAATTATACAAAATACTCTGCTTCGTTAATTGTTCATGGTTATGCTACGTTTGTAGATCAGTAAAGGGCCTCCATCTGAACTTCGTGATGCTCCCAACTGGAGGACTAGGAAGGCTGAAATCTCTGATCATTGGTCGCTTTGCACCCTGGTTAGTGGGGTTGACAAAAGAAGATGTCAAACAACTATATCCGTACATGGAGAAGAACGTGTACAGGCTTTTACTGGAAAGTGGATACATGCACATACAGGCGACCAAACCTGACACAGTAGGTAGGAAGCCCCAATATTATTACAGTGATTATGTGCTGTGATGTTCATTATTGGTCAGCAATACCCAATGTCTTCTGAGCACACTTGTCTATGGCACTATTGTTGGAAAACAAACCTGTCCCTCGATCGGCCTCTGGGAAATGGGCCCAAGAAGTCGCCGTTGATCATCAGCCCCCTGATTGTCCTGCACTATTGCTGTAATGTTGTAATCTGATGGATTTTGCTCACAATGATAGTAGGGGCAGGCAGTTGGCTTTTATACTGACCTGGGATTGATGAATCCTGACGCCTATTGGCGAAAGAGTATTCTGCTCCAATAATCGCAAATATCATTTGTCATCGAAAAAACTGTGAAACTACAGCGCAAATGTACTTGTGTGATATAATGCACCTACTTTAGTTGCAAGATGATGAAGCCTGCAAAAATGTTCATcaactggggcctgattcattaaagatctcaacttgagaaacttcttatttcagtctcctggacaaaaccatgttacaatgcaaggggtgcaaattagtattctgttttgcacataagttaaatactgactgttttttcatgtagcacacaaatatcaactttaaatgtcagtgcacaaataagctatcaagtatttgtgtgctacatgaaaaaagtcagtatttaacttatgtgcaaaacagaatactcatttgcaccccttgcattgtaacatggttttgtccaggagactgaaataagaagtttctcaagttgagatccttaatgaatccggccccttGAGAGGATCTGGGGTGTTACTTGCAGAATATGTATTAGGAGCATGAGCGCGCCTGTTtttgcaccaacatgcaaaaGGGAGATGTAATACAGCCAGTcacggtgtcccctcactcttaggacacatgtaatacagacagtcacggtgtcccctcactcttaggacacatgtaatacagacagtcccggtgtcccctcactctcagtacacatgtaatacagagtcccggtgtcccctcactctcaggacacatgtaatacagacagtcccggtgtcccctcactctcaggacacatataatacagacagtcccgatgtaccctcactctcaggacacatgtaatacagacagtcccggtgtcccctcactctcaggacacatgtaatacagacagtcctggtgtctcctcactctcaggacacatgtaatacagacagtcccggtgtcccctcactctcaggacacatgtaatacagacagtcccggtgtctcctcactctcaggacacatgtaatacagacagtcccggtgtcccctcactctcaggacacatgtaatacagacagtcccgatgtcctctcactctcaggacacatgtaatacagacagtcccgatgtcctctcactctcaggacacatgtaatacagacagtcccggtgtcccctcactctcaggacacatgtaatacagacagtccctgtgtcccctcactctcagtacacatgtaatacagaccgtcccggtgtcccctcactctcaggacacatgtaatacagacagtcccggtgtcccctcactctcaggacacatgtaatacagacagtccctatgtcccctcactctcaggacacatgtaatacagacagtcctggtgtcctctcactctcaggacacatgtaatacagacagtccctgtgtcccctcactctcagtacacatgtaatacagacagtcccggtgtctcctcactctcaggacacatgtaatacagacagtcccagtgtcccctcactctcagtacacatgtaatacagacagtcccggtgtctcctcactctcaggacacagaACCTTAATGTAGATGTAAGGAGGCTTTGAGCTGACCTTTCACACTTTCCACCATGTTCAGCTTTATCTGCAAACCCATCAAAGCACGTTGTTTGCTGCACAAACTTTGAAATACATTAGTTGGAAAAGTATGTgtaattttgcacataatgagCTATTGAGGGTCAGCAGTTTTGCGGTTTGTAAATGATCCATAAAGTGTCACAACATTAGACCAGATCACTATGCGTCAAGTGTTTAATGACTGTTCTCTCCCGTAGGCTCGGCTCTGAATGACTCTCCCGCTGGACTCGCTGCCTACATTCTGGAGAAGTTCTCCACCTGGACGGATAATTCATTCCGGGACCTAGAAGAGGGTGGTCTGGAGAGGTATGATGGAAAATACGCAACAGTTGGATCATCTCACTATTTCACATGACAAATACAGGAGACAAagatacaacaacaacaacaataaggcTTCACGAACAAGTTTCTAGTACATGTGAACCGCCTGTAAGGATCACACAAAATCATAATTCTAAAAATTATTTCTAGCACTAGAACATAAAGTCTACACATTATATTCCCAggtggaggtgatgctgggtaTGAAGAGGAGGTGTCAGTTTGACATATCTATGTCTCTCTCTATATTTCTTGCTCTATTCAGGAAATTCTCTCTCGATGATCTGTTAACTAATGTAATGATCTACTGGGTCACGGGATCCATCGCATCTTCCATGAGGCTCTACAAGGAGAACTTCTCACGGGATTTTAACCGTACCCCAGACACCAAGTAAGTCCTAGAGATACTTTTGGACTGTGTGGgatatgaatgtttttttttttta encodes the following:
- the LOC142145026 gene encoding epoxide hydrolase 1-like — its product is MWKQLLDNGRSAFNDHWPHSLLVPAAVGLGGALLCWKLHGRKIKSIELGEGWWGPGEKSHLHNDDTRVRPFVIEAAEADIKDLHDRLDNTRFFIPLEDSKFHYGFNSNHLKTVISYWRNQFDWHKQVKILNKYPHYQTTIEGLDVHFVHVKPPHLAPGQKACPLLMVHGWPGSFFEFYNIIPLLTEPGTHGLNPNIVFEIICPSIPGYGFSEAPHKKGFNASAAARIFYKLMLRLGFKEFYLQGGDWGSRITTLLSQMKPESVKGLHLNFVMLPTGGLGRLKSLIIGRFAPWLVGLTKEDVKQLYPYMEKNVYRLLLESGYMHIQATKPDTVGSALNDSPAGLAAYILEKFSTWTDNSFRDLEEGGLERKFSLDDLLTNVMIYWVTGSIASSMRLYKENFSRDFNRTPDTKIGVYVPTGIAAFPCELVHAPRVWAKQKFYKIVSYTYMPRGGHFAAFEEPGLLARDLQNFVSKVEKV